The stretch of DNA AACAAATATTTGGCAACATTATGTTTAGAAATTAAGATTAATCAGTGTCGGATTCATCCAAATTATATAAACAAGATATATATCCCACTCATCCAACGGCGACACGGGCAACCTCTAAAGGTAAAGTAGAGGGTATTTTTGCGCGTTTGCTGGTGTCGTTTTCATCTTAATACTGCATTTCATCGAAAGGGGCGATACGCTGGCTTCAAATATCAAGCGCCATAGCTGTTTAGTGTCGCAGAGAACATAAACAAAACATGTAAGTGCCACATGCCACTCAAGACTGAAACTTTTAGATGAGATAAAGCAATCCATATCACACTAAACATGGAATTTACTGACCAAGGAAGCCAGTGAGAAGGACCGGGACGTTGATGAAAATCTTTTGGAGAGTAGAATTTGATCACATGATTCGATAAAAACATATTGAAGTTTCTTTCCTAACGAGTTGCAGTTTGCATACATGTTTAGTACGGTTTGATTGGGCTAGCatcatttcacaaaatatgcGATATTGAAGAAAGCAGAGATTTCAAAGAAAGAAACAGATTAAGCATCAAAAGCTACCCAGAGACTATAGAAGTAGAAGTAGAAGTAGAAGTAGAAGAAGCAAAACCAAAATAAGCAATGAAAGAGGTACGAATTCCAGAGGGCTAAAAATTATACCTCGCACCACCAGAGTGACCGGGTGAGTAAGTGCTATACGCTCCATAACCACTTCCACTAACCTGGATGAAGAACTTGGATCAGCCCAAAAAGGAAGGAAAAACTAGCATAGCAAGCAATTTAAATGCTAGAATATATATACTTAATGTAAGAATTTCAGTTAAAAGATGGAACTAATATACAATCAGACATCAAAATGGAAAATATCATTAATCAGAAAGTTTTACGCCCCTTATAATGTTGTCGAACTTTGTCGAATTAAAAGTAAAGACTACCTGTGAATCATCATAGTTCCCATATCTGTCAGCCGAAGGCGAGGTTTTCGAGTTGTACCCTCCAGAATAGTTTGAATATCCTGGATTACGCATTCTATTATCACGATTATCATAATTTGCACCTTCAAAGTCCCCAACTGATGCTGGAAGGTGAAGAGCCGGTCGTGATAATATTGATGAACTTCCCCCATTCTCAAACAAGTTTGCTCTCAATCGTTGCATCACTTGATATAATGCACTTCTAGCAGCATTCATGTCTCCTGTTATCTGcttaaatttataatatatgattaatgttgtacatttttaaaaattattgttGAATTTTGTTTCACTAAAAAAGTATACTAATGATATCACCAACTTTTATAAGGCCTGTCTATATGTTTAGGCACAAAACATATGAAGAAAGTGAGCAGTGGCAAAACCATAGCGAGATGGCAGAGGCAGTTGTGACCCTCACTTTTCCCCTCCTACTGGAATTTTCCTATggatttatatgattttatatattatatataagaaaaaaattGTTTCGAAGAGGCTGGTACATAGATACACAGCAATGAAAAATCAAATATCGATATGCACAAGCACGAATTTTCATTTACCTGCACCATCTCATCGTCTGCGGATGCAACTTTAGGAACATTTTCATCGGAAAAAATGCGAATGTTTGCTCTGGTGGTATTTCTCATCTCTTTAATGATAGCCCCACCTTTACCAATAATACATCCAATTCTAGAGGCCGGTACAAGTAAACGAGTCGTAATCACGAGATCACCTGAGTCTTTTTCTATTTTCTCACTGCATCGTTGTTGCAACCGATTTATCGCATCAATAGTCCAAGATGGACCTTCAAACATCTACAATAATTCACAACTGAATTGGTCACATTGAGCATACCTCGGTTAACTACAGAAGTAAAATTACGTAAAGCATGCCCACCTCCTTCGCAGAAACGGATATAACACAATCATCTCCATCAGCACCAGCGCTATCAACTACGACAAATGCTCCTGATTCCTGTctaatttgtttaataataGCACCACCTTTCCCAATCACAGCCCCGAGATTTTCAGTTGGGCAAACTAAACGAAGTGAAAATTCCTTCGGGGCAGAAGACCATTCTGGGCCATCAATTTTGTGATTCATATAAGGACCCATTAATGAGGTTGCACCCAAAAGTGTGCCACTAGCGTTTGAGTTATTAAATGTAATCCCAGATCTATAAATGCTAGGCGAACTCAATAGTGAATGCTGTGATCGCGATGGATTATCATGAATCCTTGATGCTACTTGGTAAAGTGCATTCATCACAACAGTGGTTTCCCCAGTAATCTGAGAATTCAAATGCAAGCAAATCATCTTCAACTATAAGGGAATAATGTGAATCTAATATCAAAAGCATCATTGAACTGAAAATATCAGCTCAAAGTACGATTAATAACATTACATGGCAGGaaccatattccattcatcaacAAAAAAAACTTCCAGTTCTCATTAAAAAAACCACCAATGACCAAACCATTTCAAGTAATCAGATATTAAAATCAGACTGTACAACCCCAGTTTCGGATAAGTAACAACTCGAAAGGCAAGATACTAATGTTTGAGTTCTGACAAACCATTCGTAAAAATATAGACTCTTGTCATTCAATTTTACTCGAAGGATATAGTCTAAAGAACAAACAAAAAGAATCAGCTCATGCATGTTTAGGAATCTTATTTATACAACATAAACAGAAGTTGTAAAAGTACCTGTATAACCTCATCAGAACTCAAAGCACAAGGAGGTAAATGCTCGCTGCCCAATATCCTAATCTGAGCATGGGTGTCAATACGTATGTTCTGGATTATTTGCCCCCCTTTCCCAATCACACAGCCGATCTGATCCGAGGGCACAAGCAAGCGAACCGTAACTTGGAGAGGTTCGTCGAATGTGCCATTGACCGGCAACTCCTCAGACACCACCCTTTCATGCACCCTAAACAGAGCATCTTGTGCAGGTGAAACAGCCTCATTGCCATAACTATTGGTTTCAATGCTAGTGCTATAAATGGTGACTACACGTTCCTCACACCCTGGAATTGTTTCACTAATTCGAATCCGAGCCTGAGTCTGGGCTCTCAGTTGTTTAGCAATATCCCCACCAATTCCAATAATGCTCCCGATTTTTCTCAACGGGCACAAATAACGGTAAACTGTGTCATCGGGCCCAATGTGATTAGCTTCTTTTTCATCATTTCCAGGGATTCTTCTACCTCCTCCATTTCCAGAGTAATCAGAGAGCATTTGTGACCGTTTTCCATAATCACTCCGCTGACCCATTCTATAGAAGAACTTGATACACCTACTCCACCGGCAAATCTTATCAATTTTCCATCATACGAGGCGGCAATAAATCAAGAATCCAATTTAAACACAAATGGCCAAATAAATATGCACAGCCTATCCACCCTAAACACGGACCACGACAAACACATACACAATGAAGAAAAGAAATGAAATATAAAATCATCAGCGCACGAAACAAAATTCATGTTCTGGCCTGAGCAAATAAGCCAAAGAaccattttttatttcaacatttCTTATCCCAATAAGTGATAAAAGTTTTTCCATCAACGGGAAAAACCCATTAAACTAAAAAATCCTAATtaatcaaaaacaaaaacaaaaactgattCAATAATTCACGAAAAAAGATGGCTCCTTTATGTAAACAAAACATTATTCCCATATTTATTTCATACTCCCCAATCCGTAAGCATGAAAGCAgtcaaatttgattttaaaaaaaaaatcaaaacttaCAATTCTGAATAAACAGAGAGGGTCCTCTCGCCGTTAAGGCGCAAATGTTGTATGGAACCAGTACTACGTTCCACTGTGTGTTCTGTGTCTAACCGCTTCCGAAATACCCCATTTTGCAAgaaatatgatatatttttaaaatatcttcttatttttcttttttcctttttcttttttttttttattttgaaaaatcttaaaatagctggtaaatataattttcagagGACTAAAAAAAAGGTTGGACATTGGAGATAATAttaaggtaaaaatttgtgtgagacggtatcacgggtcgtattttgtgagacggagttcttatttggatcattcatgaaaaaatattactttttatgctaagagtttttttttattatgaaaattggtagggttgactcgtagataaagatttgtgagaccatctcacaaaatatctATTCTAATATTGAAATATCAATATAGAATATCCATTTTGCTTATTCTTTTACTCTTTGCTAATATTTTGCATtttgaatgaaataaaataattctttCCTCTAAAGTATTTAGAAACAAAGTTATTAATTATTCGATCATTTTGATTGTTGGGATACGATTTT from Primulina eburnea isolate SZY01 chromosome 6, ASM2296580v1, whole genome shotgun sequence encodes:
- the LOC140833784 gene encoding RNA-binding KH domain-containing protein RCF3-like, yielding MGQRSDYGKRSQMLSDYSGNGGGRRIPGNDEKEANHIGPDDTVYRYLCPLRKIGSIIGIGGDIAKQLRAQTQARIRISETIPGCEERVVTIYSTSIETNSYGNEAVSPAQDALFRVHERVVSEELPVNGTFDEPLQVTVRLLVPSDQIGCVIGKGGQIIQNIRIDTHAQIRILGSEHLPPCALSSDEVIQITGETTVVMNALYQVASRIHDNPSRSQHSLLSSPSIYRSGITFNNSNASGTLLGATSLMGPYMNHKIDGPEWSSAPKEFSLRLVCPTENLGAVIGKGGAIIKQIRQESGAFVVVDSAGADGDDCVISVSAKEMFEGPSWTIDAINRLQQRCSEKIEKDSGDLVITTRLLVPASRIGCIIGKGGAIIKEMRNTTRANIRIFSDENVPKVASADDEMVQITGDMNAARSALYQVMQRLRANLFENGGSSSILSRPALHLPASVGDFEGANYDNRDNRMRNPGYSNYSGGYNSKTSPSADRYGNYDDSQVSGSGYGAYSTYSPGHSGGASYGA